The nucleotide sequence GACTGAGCTTCTTGATTATGCGGTTCAGCCTTTAAAATGTTTTTATAAACTTCAAGGGCGTCGTTTCTAAGCCCTTGATTTTCATAAATTAAAGCTTCTGTAATTGTATTTTTCATATCTTTTTTACATAATCACTAATTATCGAGCCTATTTCACTTGTAGTGCAGATCTCTTTAGCATCAAATTTAGCGATATCTTTTGTTCTATATCCGTCTCTTAAAACAGCTCTTACAGCCTTTTCTATATCGTTTGCGGCTTCATTTTTATCTAACGCATATTTAAGCATCATAGCAGCAGAAAGTATCATAGCTATAGGATTTGCGATCCCTTGTCCTGCGATATCAGGAGCGCTTCCGTGTATCGGCTCGTAAATTCCTACTTTTCCACCTATAGAAGCACTTGGAAGCAGACCGATAGAACCACATATCATACTTGCTTCATCACTAAGTATGTCACCAAACAAATTCTCAGTCAATATAACATCAAACTGCGCAGGATTTCTAACTAACTGCATTGAAGCGTTATCCACATACATAAACTCTAAGCTCACTTCAGGATAGTCTTTTGCTACTTTAGAAACTACTTCTCTCCATAATTGAGACGTTTCTAAAACATTAGCCTTATCTACTAAACAGACTTTTTTATCTCTTTTCATAGCGGCTTCAAAAGCGATTTTAGATATTCTTTGTATCTCTTGAGTGGTATAAACCATAGTGTTAAAAGCTCTATCAGTATCTTTTTGTCTTGGCTCACCGAAGTAAAGACCGCCTGTAAGCTCACGAACTACAAGCAGATCTACATTTTGCAAGACTTCTGGTTTTAAAGTAGAAGCATTTATCAGCTCGTCAAATATAAGCGCCGGACGCAAATTTGCGTACGCTCCAAGAGATTTTCTAAGCTTTAAAAGTCCGCTTTCTGGACGAAGGTCTCTTGGTAGATTATCCCATTTTGATCCACCTATAGCTCCAAAAAGAACTGCATCGCTTTTCAAAGCAGACTCCAAAGTCTCATCAGGAAGCGGTACGCCAAATACATCTACAGCCGCTCCGCCCATCAAAAAATATTCGTAATTTAACTCAAATCCAAACTTCGCACTAACGCTATCAAGTACTTTTATAGCCTCTTCTGCTATCTCTGGACCTATTCCGTCACCTTTTATAACACAAATATTATATCGATTCATAAATGTTTTACCTTATTTTTAAATTTAATTTAAACTTTTTTTAGCATAATTGATAAGCCCGCCTGATCTAACAAGCTCTTGCATAAACTCAGGGATCGGATCAAATTTATACTGCGTTTTTTGGGTTAAATTTTTTATAATTCCGCCGCTAAAATCAACTTCCAACTCATCGCCCTCGTTTATCTCATCTGTTTTTTGGCACTCTAGTATCAAAAGTCCCGTATTAAAGCTATTTCTATAAAAAATTCTCGCAAAAGACTTCGCTATAATCACACTTATACCAGCTGCTTTTAGTGCCAAAGGAGCGTGCTCACGACTACTTCCACAACCAAAATTTTCTCCAGCTACTATGATATCACCTTTTGTGACTTTACTGTAAAAATCTTTATCCGCATCTTCCATTATATGTTTGGCTAATTCATCTGGATTACTAGTATTTAAGTATCTTGCGGCTATTATTATATCTGTATCGATATTATCTTTAAATTTCCATACTTTAGACATACTTTTCCTTTAAAAATTTGGTCGATTATATCAAATTTAAACTTAAAATCGCTCGATTATCATCATAATCGCTATGATAGCTATCAAGACTGCACTTACTTTTTCTATCAGATAAGCTTTTGTTTTAAGCAGTTTTTTAAACGCGACTCCACCAAGAGCGTAGATATTAAAACTAGTTATCTCTATAAGCATCAAAACTAGTATCATCATATATAGCCTTAGTCCAAAAGGCGAAATGCTATCTACAAAAAGTGGAAATAAAGCAGTAAGAAACGCCCACGCTTTTGGATTTGACACTGAACTCATAAACCCTTGCCAAAACAGAGCTTTAGAGCTTATATTTTTTGCTTTTTCATCAAGATTAAATTTACTTCCAAGAAACATTTTATAGCTCAGATATAAAAGATAAACAGCGCATATAACAGTAAAAATTTGAAAAAATATCGGGAATTTAGCCAGCACCGCTCCTACTGAAACAGCGCATACAAAAGCAACTATGCCAAGGCTTATCGTAGCTCCAGCTATCATAAAAAGCGTTTTTTTATAGCCGACACTCATACCAAGGCTAAGAGCCAAAGTCATATTTAGCCCCGGAAGCAGTGAGATCACCCAAAAAGTAGTTATGAAAAGTAGCCAGTCCATCTTGAATTCCTAAAAAGATTTAAAAGCGTCAAAAAGCATCCAAACTCCAAGTAGTAAAAACAGCGTCGCACTGATCTTGTTTATGATCTTAAAGTTTGAACTAAAAAACCTCTTCACGCTTGAGCCAAAAGTAGCATAGATATTTGTAGCTACAAACTCTATACAAGCTATAACTATGATAAACGCCGCAAAAGTAGAGTTAAAAGGATTATGAACGTCCATAAATTTAGGCAACAAACTTATCATAAATCCCCATATGATAGGATCGCTAAACGTGCTTACAAATCCTTGAAAAACTATAGCTTTTGAACTTAAATTTCTAGTGTCTATCTTTATGTCACTGCTTATTTT is from Campylobacter fetus subsp. testudinum 03-427 and encodes:
- the leuB gene encoding 3-isopropylmalate dehydrogenase (Pfam match to PF00180.16 Iso_dh), producing the protein MNRYNICVIKGDGIGPEIAEEAIKVLDSVSAKFGFELNYEYFLMGGAAVDVFGVPLPDETLESALKSDAVLFGAIGGSKWDNLPRDLRPESGLLKLRKSLGAYANLRPALIFDELINASTLKPEVLQNVDLLVVRELTGGLYFGEPRQKDTDRAFNTMVYTTQEIQRISKIAFEAAMKRDKKVCLVDKANVLETSQLWREVVSKVAKDYPEVSLEFMYVDNASMQLVRNPAQFDVILTENLFGDILSDEASMICGSIGLLPSASIGGKVGIYEPIHGSAPDIAGQGIANPIAMILSAAMMLKYALDKNEAANDIEKAVRAVLRDGYRTKDIAKFDAKEICTTSEIGSIISDYVKKI
- a CDS encoding transporter, LysE family (Pfam match to PF01810.14 LysE) — encoded protein: MDWVLFITSFFLAALSPGLNMLMALTIGLSMGYKRAFLFILSSTFCLAAIVFLSGVGIGFLITKFPFFFTILRIFGAFYLFFIAYKMFLVTKISSDIKIDTRNLSSKAIVFQGFVSTFSDPIIWGFMISLLPKFMDVHNPFNSTFAAFIIVIACIEFVATNIYATFGSSVKRFFSSNFKIINKISATLFLLLGVWMLFDAFKSF
- a CDS encoding transporter, LysE family (Pfam match to PF01810.14 LysE), which codes for MDWLLFITTFWVISLLPGLNMTLALSLGMSVGYKKTLFMIAGATISLGIVAFVCAVSVGAVLAKFPIFFQIFTVICAVYLLYLSYKMFLGSKFNLDEKAKNISSKALFWQGFMSSVSNPKAWAFLTALFPLFVDSISPFGLRLYMMILVLMLIEITSFNIYALGGVAFKKLLKTKAYLIEKVSAVLIAIIAIMMIIERF
- the leuD gene encoding isopropylmalate isomerase, small subunit (Pfam match to PF00694.15 Aconitase_C) is translated as MSKVWKFKDNIDTDIIIAARYLNTSNPDELAKHIMEDADKDFYSKVTKGDIIVAGENFGCGSSREHAPLALKAAGISVIIAKSFARIFYRNSFNTGLLILECQKTDEINEGDELEVDFSGGIIKNLTQKTQYKFDPIPEFMQELVRSGGLINYAKKSLN